Proteins from a genomic interval of Oceanispirochaeta crateris:
- a CDS encoding helix-turn-helix domain-containing protein, which yields MQHFLMAFYILFFATGFMGSTAILLLKMRIRSTLLTPLLVFQVLFIFGTGLIIIMYYLQNLPSGFHDPVARIILFLATATNTAIWTIVIILIKRISPPGSLKSGFPALASWFAILVITKSIANMILVSTVQSGTAGIAALTGIQAWNLGGHILTGLAMFSFGILAQGPLNPGEPTALRPLMKAYGLCSIVFAPAGLIESALQSSGIEWLAMLSLDHLFYLSWNLISMSAAIKLLKPSKTGQHLLETVPEERIRSLKLSAREVEMAVMIGQGLTNKEIAAQLFISPATVRTHIYNLYQKTGAGSRIELLNMLKN from the coding sequence ATGCAGCATTTTCTTATGGCTTTCTACATCCTCTTTTTTGCTACAGGATTTATGGGCAGTACGGCGATCTTGTTGTTGAAGATGCGTATCCGTAGTACTCTTCTGACCCCTCTCTTAGTCTTCCAAGTCCTTTTTATTTTCGGAACTGGCTTAATAATAATCATGTACTATCTTCAGAATCTACCTTCAGGATTTCATGACCCCGTAGCGCGAATCATTCTTTTTCTAGCAACAGCAACCAATACAGCTATCTGGACGATCGTGATTATTCTTATCAAACGGATTTCACCTCCAGGATCTCTCAAGAGTGGCTTTCCTGCGCTAGCATCCTGGTTTGCTATTCTTGTGATTACAAAAAGTATTGCGAATATGATATTAGTTTCAACAGTACAGAGTGGAACTGCCGGAATTGCTGCCTTGACAGGTATACAAGCGTGGAATCTGGGAGGTCATATTTTAACAGGATTGGCAATGTTTTCTTTCGGGATTCTAGCTCAGGGTCCTCTCAACCCAGGAGAGCCGACTGCCTTACGTCCTTTAATGAAAGCTTATGGTTTATGCTCAATCGTCTTTGCGCCTGCAGGACTCATAGAATCTGCCTTACAATCTTCAGGAATAGAATGGCTAGCGATGTTATCACTGGACCATCTGTTTTATTTGTCATGGAATTTGATCTCCATGTCGGCAGCCATTAAACTGCTCAAACCATCTAAAACGGGTCAACACCTCCTTGAAACAGTCCCAGAAGAACGGATAAGAAGCCTGAAATTATCGGCAAGAGAAGTTGAGATGGCTGTGATGATTGGACAAGGTCTTACCAACAAGGAAATTGCCGCACAACTTTTCATTTCTCCGGCAACAGTACGGACTCATATTTACAACCTCTATCAAAAGACTGGAGCAGGTAGTAGGATAGAACTTCTTAATATGTTGAAAAACTAG
- a CDS encoding response regulator transcription factor, which produces MIVLSTYFFIYKILLELTHSKVRIFRIVTTVIVMIQLSRGLIYYYLPNLSAVNTYPFFILIISLYLFYIGYQFITGINLKWNQAVQDLIKRMGIFTLIFAPFSAVIYISLNLFKIKETISLDFVYLAILSMVSVSVVLHYLTTLGTIPSKTSPDDEFLEKYHISPREKEVLELLLKGYSNKQIGEKLFISFTTVRTHVSHIFEKTLVKSRMELVSKILSE; this is translated from the coding sequence ATGATTGTACTTTCAACATATTTCTTCATATACAAAATACTCTTAGAACTAACCCACTCAAAAGTACGAATATTCAGAATTGTCACAACTGTTATCGTTATGATTCAATTATCCCGTGGACTCATCTATTATTATTTACCCAACTTATCAGCAGTAAATACCTATCCCTTCTTCATACTCATCATATCCCTCTATCTATTCTATATAGGATATCAGTTCATAACAGGCATCAATCTCAAATGGAACCAGGCAGTTCAAGATTTGATAAAAAGAATGGGAATATTCACTCTCATCTTTGCCCCTTTCTCTGCTGTGATCTATATTTCTTTAAACCTGTTCAAAATAAAAGAGACAATCTCTTTAGATTTTGTCTATTTAGCTATCTTAAGTATGGTATCAGTATCTGTCGTTCTTCATTACCTGACAACCCTTGGAACGATTCCATCAAAAACATCACCCGATGATGAATTCCTTGAAAAATACCATATTAGTCCACGTGAAAAAGAAGTATTAGAACTCTTATTGAAAGGATATTCTAACAAGCAGATTGGAGAAAAACTCTTCATATCATTCACAACTGTCCGCACTCATGTTTCTCATATATTTGAAAAAACACTTGTGAAAAGCAGGATGGAACTGGTTTCAAAAATTCTATCCGAATAG
- a CDS encoding IS256 family transposase has translation MDKDRLDELATELAKGVKTEADLADPLGQLMKLTIEKALNAEMDNHLGYEKHSRKGHNKKNSRNGYNSKKVKTDSGELEIETPRDRDSEFEPQMVKKGQRRLLGFDQKILTLYAKGQTTRDIAETLKDLYGVDVSHTLISQVTDSVLEEVEQWQNRPLDSLYPIIYLDCIVVKVHQDKRVIKKAVYLALGITTEGIKELLGLWISENEGAKFWLSVLTELQNRGVQDIFIACVDGLTGFPEAINTVYPKTKIQLCIVHMVRNSLKYVSYKDRKEAARDLKAIYSSITLDEAERELNNFAEKWDSQYGSISKMWKRHWENLIAIYDYPDEIRKIIYTTNAIESLNSVIRKAIKNRKIFPNDKSAFKIVYLAIQQASKKWTMPLRAWKPAMNRFQLEYGDRFTDE, from the coding sequence ATAGACAAAGATCGTTTGGATGAGTTAGCCACAGAATTGGCTAAAGGGGTTAAGACCGAGGCAGACTTGGCTGATCCTCTTGGCCAGCTGATGAAGCTGACAATTGAAAAAGCTCTAAATGCTGAAATGGATAATCATCTTGGTTATGAAAAGCATTCTCGGAAAGGGCACAACAAAAAAAATAGCCGTAACGGCTACAATTCAAAGAAAGTAAAAACTGATTCAGGGGAACTTGAAATAGAAACACCTCGGGATAGAGACTCAGAGTTTGAACCTCAAATGGTTAAGAAAGGTCAAAGAAGACTTCTAGGTTTTGATCAGAAGATTCTCACCCTTTACGCCAAAGGCCAGACAACCAGAGATATCGCTGAGACACTTAAAGATTTATATGGTGTAGATGTCTCTCATACCCTTATTTCTCAGGTAACAGATTCTGTTCTTGAAGAAGTGGAACAGTGGCAGAACCGCCCCTTGGACAGCTTATATCCCATCATTTATCTGGATTGCATCGTAGTCAAAGTACATCAGGACAAACGGGTCATCAAAAAGGCTGTTTACCTGGCTCTAGGGATCACTACTGAAGGTATAAAGGAATTATTGGGGCTCTGGATCTCTGAGAACGAAGGAGCCAAATTCTGGCTTTCTGTGCTGACAGAGCTCCAGAACCGGGGTGTTCAGGATATCTTTATAGCGTGTGTCGATGGACTAACTGGATTTCCTGAAGCTATCAATACCGTCTATCCTAAAACAAAGATTCAGCTCTGTATTGTACATATGGTCAGGAACTCCTTGAAATATGTTTCATACAAGGATCGAAAGGAAGCTGCTAGAGATTTGAAGGCAATCTACTCATCAATCACTCTGGATGAAGCAGAAAGAGAGCTTAATAATTTTGCTGAAAAGTGGGATAGCCAGTATGGCTCTATTAGTAAAATGTGGAAAAGACATTGGGAAAATCTGATAGCAATTTATGATTACCCAGATGAAATCCGGAAAATCATCTATACCACTAATGCAATAGAATCTTTGAACAGTGTCATTCGAAAAGCGATCAAGAATCGGAAGATCTTTCCCAATGACAAATCTGCATTTAAGATCGTATACTTGGCTATACAGCAGGCCTCCAAAAAATGGACTATGCCACTAAGAGCATGGAAACCTGCCATGAATCGATTTCAGTTGGAATATGGAGATCGATTTACAGATGAATAA